The following proteins are encoded in a genomic region of Oncorhynchus keta strain PuntledgeMale-10-30-2019 chromosome 35, Oket_V2, whole genome shotgun sequence:
- the LOC118369204 gene encoding 40S ribosomal protein S4-like isoform X1, with amino-acid sequence MARGPKKHLKRVAAPKHWMLDKLTGVFAPRPSTGPHKLRECLPLIIFLRNRLKYALTGDEVKKICMQRFIKIDGKVRTDITYPAGFMDVISIEKTGEHFRLIYDVKGRFTVHRITAEEAQYKLCKVKKNLMGTKGVPALVTHDARTIRYPDPLIKVNDTVRIDLATGKITEHIKFDTGNLCMVTGGANLGRIGIITNRERHPGSFDVVHVKDSAGNIFATRLGNIFIIGKGNKPWVSLPRGKGIRLTIAEERDKRIAAKAGSS; translated from the exons GCTCCTCGTCCCTCCACTGGTCCCCACAAGCTGAGGGAGTGCCTGCCCCTCATAATCTTCCTCAGGAACCGTCTGAAGTACGCCCTGACCGGAGATGAGGTCAAGAAGATCTGCATGCAAAGGTTCATCAAGATCGACGGCAAAGTCCGCACTGATATCACCTACCCAGCTGGCTTCATGG ATGTGATCAGTATTGAGAAGACTGGAGAGCACTTCCGTCTGATCTACGATGTGAAGGGACGTTTTACTGTTCACCGCATCACTGCTGAGGAGGCCCAG TACAAGCTGTGTAAGGTGAAGAAGAACCTGATGGGTACCAAGGGAGTCCCCGCACTTGTGACCCATGACGCCCGCACCATCCGCTACCCAGACCCCCTCATCAAGGTCAACGACACAGTCCGCATCGACCTCGCCACCGGCAAGATCACAGAACACATCAAGTTCGACACAG gtAACCTGTGCATGGTGACTGGCGGTGCCAATTTGGGGCGGATTGGTATCATCACTAACCGGGAAAGGCACCCTGGCTCGTTTGACGTGGTTCACGTCAAAGACAGCGCTGGAAACATCTTCGCCACCAGGCTGGGAAACATCTTCATCATTGGCAAG GGCAACAAGCCGTGGGTGTCCCTGCCTCGTGGAAAGGGTATCCGCCTCACAATCGCTGAGGAGCGGGACAAGAGAATCGCTGCTAAGGCCGGCAGCAGCTAA